The region ACTTGCGGTTCGGCTTTTCTCGGTTCCAATTGCTGTTTTAGTTGCCTGGCTACTGGGCGCCTTAATTAGTTGCCACTGATTTGCAGCCCCACCCACATTTTGCAGCTCAGTCGCCGCAGGATGTTGACTCGCAACTCGTGGTGTTTGCGATGCACTAAGCAAATGATTTGTGGTCTGCAGACGTGTTGTATACTTTGGGGCTGGCGGAAGATTGCTTTATTGTGGCAGAGTTTCGGGAGCAAGGCCACAAAAGTGGGGCCTCGATATGTGCAACTAGGTGGCCACAAATAGGTCTGAAAAATTGTAATTCCAATTCAATACGGTAACATAGTACATtaatggaaatttaaaaaaagagcGTGATAGCTGAATAATTGGCGTACAGTTTTTGTAGACCCTTTGGAATGgtgattaattaatatttgatgataattttaataaagttctGTATCAATTCAATCTAAATACAAAGCGAATTGCTTTGATATGTTTAATCTGCTGGATGCGTTCGTTTTTGATCCATTTCAGTGCGTCCGCTAACTGTGAATGCAGAATGGGATGGCGGGGATTTCCAGTGTGTACAGCCCTCCAGTTGATGatttaatttccttttgtTATATCAATGGGGGCCCAAAAAGCCTTTGATCTCCTAATACCACTGCACCAAATCAATCCGAACTATCTGTTAACTTGCCATTGGTCACACAGCCCCACACCTGCTTACTCCCCCGGCGATTTGGGCCACAACTGCTGTCTCATTCAATCAACTCGATTCCGTATACCACAATGCACATTGCACATTGAATTGCGGTCTCAATTGAATGTGCGGCAAATGAGATTCTTTTAATGACGttgccgatgatgatgatgctgcACAACAATCAATTATAACAAGTTGCCAAGAGACAGAGCCCCGGATCGGGAAAGAGATACTGATTCAGATCGAGTCGGGGCAAACAACGGCTACAAAGGCCGCACTCAAACGAATCGAATCGAACCATGCTGCTTTCCTTGGTAAAAATCGGAGATTCGAGATGGAGCTGATGATCTGCTGCCAGGGGGAGAtactttctttttattgccgACACCGACACAAGGCAAACGCAACGAGTTCAGATCAATTTTTGGTTGACTCGCTTCCACTGCTGCGGTGatgtgtttaattttttccatcGATTGGGGTTTCAAAATTTCCAGAAAACGTGTAAGTGTGAGACGTGCGTGCGTTTGTGTTGGACAACAATatgataaatataaaaattaatacattgAGAGTGAAAGTTATTGCTTTGGGAGCGCAGTCGATCATCAtggtcgtcatcatcatcgctCGAATAATCATCACCGGCAGCCTCATGGCAGTGGAGAAATGGCGATGATGACGATCGAAGCGTGATTGTGATGCTGCCAAGTTGATTTCTTTCGCCTGCCCGATGGACCCCGGTCACGTTAACTTGATTAATAAGTTTGCCGGTATTACAAAATACCCCAAAAGCTGGGCAAGGGCTTACGAAATCCCCAGAAGACGGTTTCCCGTGTCTCTGTCTAATTGAATTACGGCACCACACTCTCCAATTTTTAGATTTACTCACAAAATTGGGACTCCTGCGAAGAAAGTATATGTAAGAACGGTCGAAAGATATGGTTCCATGTTGATACAATAAATATCATTGGGACCACATTATGCCATCATAAAGAAATCATAACTATGATGATGATGTGGTTAAGAATAGaaaccaaatttatatttttggacagaaaatatattttattataaatcataacaataataatgtataaaatgtgttttgaataaaaaagtattaatattagttatttcctaatttttaatttcagtttGTCTTTAATAAATTCAGCAAAATTCTAGCCCGATTTACTTTCGATTGCTTATTGTATTACGACCCCAAGCAACACAACCTCACCCCTTTTCAACGGTCTGGCGACCCATTTTTATGGCCGTTGCATGAGCTGGTCGACGCAAATTACCACTAAACGTCTTCATCGCTCATCTTTCGGGCGGGGTAACTTTCGCTTTTTCGGCTGACACGCTTGCCAGCCGGTTAATGGAGTTGTTTGGCCGCCGGAGAATCGTGTGAAGTGGAGTAGGATCGAGGTGTGGGCCAGGAACAAACCCGCAGCACTTTAACCACTTCTAATCTGTATAATTTGGCCGAGAGCGCCGAGTTGAGTGAACCAGAGGCCAAATTGTTGGTGGAACGGGCGGCAGCCAAGCGCATCCCACGGCTGTCCGACCAACTGACCGttgaaaattggaaaaattgcAGCGGCCAGTGAAGAAGAAAATTGCACGGCCGAGGCAAAAAGTAGAGAAAAGCGAACTGAAAGCATATTTCTCTCTTTCCAGAAGCAccattgttttaatttacaattgtGACAATTCGGCCGGGGATGCTTGACTGCCCCCGTTTCCCCCCTGGGAAAGTTCCCCGTGgaaatgggagctataaaatatgaCCAGGCAATTGTCAAGGCTTTTAGTTGAACTTGAAGCGTTTTGGCAACATGTTCCGCATTTTCCCGCTGCTCTGTCTGCTGCTCTTCTCGGCTGTCCGCTCGGAAAACTGCGCCCAGGATGCGAGTGCCACCCTGTATTGTCGTGGGGAACGGGCCCTGCGGAATGTCCTGCGTAATTTAAATCGCAGTGAAAAGCCCCTAGTGGTAGTCAGGGGCCTCGAAATAGTTCCCCTTCAGAACAACTCGCTCTTTGAGGAGGAACAGGATCAGGACCAGAGCCTGCTGGATAGTCTGTCCTTCTACCTGCGCACCCACGAGATTAATGTGAAGCTGGCCGATCTACTAGAGGATGAGGCGCAAGTTTCAGGTGAGTTCAGGTGCCACTCAAACAAATGCGGTGCATGTTGAAGTAGGATTTTGTGTGGAATGGTGTTTTGAAGTGCAATTCTTGAtgaattaaaaagaaaaacaaaacttaaatctaataatcatattataaaaagcttttttaGACAGACAAATCTGTCTGGGTTGAACAAAATTATCATATGAGTTTTTTTGTCAAGCACTTTAGCACTTAATCGATTAAACTTTACTTACgtttttcaattatatttagtttattttgattatgtctttattatacaaaaatattattttactccTAAAAATTTAGAACAAATTTTAACTTGTGTTAGTCAATATGCAGACGAAAAATTCCTTAATTACATATCTAATTGCAATGGCATGCAGTTTTTGGGAAGTTACTTCGCAAATGTGTTTTTGATTGCCtctaaaaacaattttgcagATATTGTgtgatttttgatttaaaaagcCTCTCCCAAAGCAACAGCCAATTGATAAAAGGTCCATTTAGTATTTGAAATTGTGATATCTGCCGCAATGCTGCTGTATCAAAACTCCATTTGCCTTTGTAATGACAAATTGGCATAAAATCAAGGGTTCTTtgccaaaaggaaaataaaccCGCAAATACAGCTGCATTGACAGAAGTCACATGGtcataaatgttttttgatTGTTTCAGAGGCCCGCAAAAAGGACAAAGGCCAGGGCATGCTGCTGGCAATGGCGCTAATGTTCGGCAAAATGATGGCCGTGATGGGCTTGGGCGGAATAGCGGCCCTGGCCATGAAGGCGCTGGGCGTCTCCCTGGTGGCCCTGATGATGGCCGGGATGCTGGGCCTGAAGACTGCCGCCCAGCACGGTGGGGAGACCAGTCACAGCATTTCCTATGTGACCGGCGAGGGACATGGACACCACCACAAGCGGAGGCGCCGCTCGACGGGTCAACAACCCCTGGCCTACAGGGGCTGGAACTGAAGGACCGCGGTTGTCGACTTCATTTTGTTAGTTCTTGTGTAGCTCTtaagtaatttaataatttatccATCATGCAACAGACCCCAGTTGTTTTTATCCCGACTGCAATCGAAGCGAGTGCAGTGCCACTCGAGACGGTGCTGCCGCTCcgaagagtcgtgttgctgttggtgttgctgctgatgctgctgccttGGATGCTGCTCTTTGGTTTATGAAATCGGTGAAAGTTTATTTGAGACGAGCTCGCATTGTGTAGCCATCAGCATCCGCAGCGGCAGAAGGCAACCTACACATGGCCATAACGGTTGTATTTGTGGCTATACCCTACAGCCCCAAGTCACCTCTTTTTGGCAAAAAGGTGgtgttcaaaaaatatttgtagtttcATTCGGGTTTCTATTTTGGGAtcggaaatatttttatacggGGTAGAGTGCGTGTCATTCAAGATAATTGAGCTTAGTTTGAGTTTCTCGATCTAAGGGTCTTttgaaaacataaacaaagctAAGTCTTATTCATGTTTGAGTGAAGCAGCATCTGTAAATGTATACAACATTTATTCAGAGTTTAATCTGCATTATTTGAGCAAGTGTTCAAACACCATTTACTTGTTTAAACCAATTGTAATCTGAGTTGATTTGGAAGGAATTGGAAGTAGAATCAAGTCCTGTCTTAAGGAAACATTGaacgaaaaataattaataatgaatgTTTCGAGCACAGACAAAGAGCATCCCAGTTCGCATTCGCCCGATGATTAATATCGGATTTCCTCCTTCTTGTTTACGGTGTCGTCATTTGTCAGTCCGCTTTCGTGCAGTGCTATCGATGAAGCTGCCAGATACCGGATACAGCAGCTCGGATACTCTTCATCGGTTCTCTGCTGATCTGCGCTTCAGATAGCCCCAAACCGAACTCTTGTTTTCCGTGGAATCTGGTACACGACCACTGGCACACTGGAGCTGGCCGGCGCACAGATGAGATTTGCATAATGCGTGGCCAACTTTCACTGGATTTTGGCAGCACAACGGTTCTTTCCGACCACCTAAAGAGCCGTGGGCCCGAGTGGCAACAAATTACAGCCATGACAGACCCCAAAAAGACGAGAAACAAGATGTGCGTTCTGTTACACAACACCATTAAAGCAGCGGCACTTGAACGGCCAAAACCCGTTAAGCGGCCGCAGGGATACGGCCTCCATTACTTGGCCAAGAGCAACTTGCTCTACCTTTCTTTGCCCCTTTCCCCGGCTGAGCGAACCTTGGACCGCCGCCTAATTGCTCCGTCTACTGGGGCTGCTCTTTTTGTCGGATCGCTCCTCTGCTAACTTTCCCTTTTCAACGGCGTTTTACGAGCGCGTCTGTCGGCcgtaattaaattataaaataagttCATAAAGGTAAATTTGTTGTTTTACAATTCGTATATGATCTGCTGCTTTATATAAGCGAGCAGTTGCTCCGGAATTGATTTTCTAAACGGCGCGCTTTGATTTTACCCGTTTACCAGTTGACAACAAAAGCAGCGGCTTTATGGGTTTATGAGCACGCCGAccacgacgatgatgatggtgatgaGATGGCTGCCGAGACGTGTGTGAATGCTGGAGCTCCAGTCCACACAGTACACACAGTCCACCGAGTCGCAGGTCCACAAGTCCAGTGCATAAATGAAAGTTCATAAAGAAATTAGCTGATTAATCGTCGTTCGATGAGCTTGGAACTGGGAAAATGACCAGGCCGAGCCGAGCCCGATGGCCAAGATGGGATGACTGACTGAAAGTGTCACGCAGCCTACATTTCAGCCGCTGCCTCGAAAATTTCACTTTTCAATGATGCTGCGCGGCATCGTCCGCTTCACatgtaaattaatatttaaccCAAATACCGCAAATTCTTTATTTGAAATGCTGCCCGTATCGGTTACTGCTGTGCTTCTCGCCGCAGTCTGTATACATAATCCCCTTTCCGGTattattatgcaaatttccTATTAATTCCAATGGCCGTAAAAGGGAAAATGTGTTCTGTTAACTTGACGTTTTTATGGTTTTGTGAAATCTCCAGTCGGCTTTATTTTGGGGTGTGTGTTGGATCTGTGACCAACTTTACttttacttattaaaatatgCAGCGGTGCTGCTAATCGGAAGGGAGTAGTTAATGCTTGCTGACTGGGTTTTAGGAAATAGCAGGCTCCTTTAATCCGCTTTAAGCTTTCCGGCCTGTGCGATATAAGTTGCATCACCGCTCTTCACTTTTCGTGATTCCTTGGCACCACTCGGGCATTtgaatgcaaatatttgccatcCTATACACTCGTATTTATCTGTTGCCATGGCTGCTGTGCTGGGCTGTGTGTAAATGGCTCACTTCTGACCACGACTTTCACCgaaacatttttgttatttattcattaaatttttgcCCCCGATGTGGCCCTGCGATGCCTCCGCGGATGCTTCTGTTGTTGTCCATTCTGGTTTTTGTTGCCGTTCAATAAAACCCGTACCTACACATACCTACATGGCGTACACGAAATTCTTTTTGCATGACCGCGGCAAAaagatggaaaataaaagCGAAAAAGTCCAACgaaattaaatgtaaagtCAACATGAAATTTTTTAGCTCGCCAGTGCAAACACACCCACAAAGTGGCTATTGATTGGCAAAATACGATCCGGGCGAAAAAAGATGTCAGCAAACAATGTGAAATTGTGCTACCAATTGGTCGAAACTTCTCTGTCTTCTGTTTCAGTCGGTTCGGCACGGTACATTAAGAGCCCGTGGCCGTTAAGATGTAAGATATCAGGCCGCCGATCGCCAGAACCCCGAAATGCACGCCCTCGATGCTTTCGGCGCTTATGCAAATTGGCCagaaataaaaggaaaaaactttCACGGCTAAGCCATttggctttaattaa is a window of Drosophila biarmipes strain raj3 chromosome 3R, RU_DBia_V1.1, whole genome shotgun sequence DNA encoding:
- the LOC108027134 gene encoding uncharacterized protein LOC108027134, with protein sequence MFRIFPLLCLLLFSAVRSENCAQDASATLYCRGERALRNVLRNLNRSEKPLVVVRGLEIVPLQNNSLFEEEQDQDQSLLDSLSFYLRTHEINVKLADLLEDEAQVSEARKKDKGQGMLLAMALMFGKMMAVMGLGGIAALAMKALGVSLVALMMAGMLGLKTAAQHGGETSHSISYVTGEGHGHHHKRRRRSTGQQPLAYRGWN